A single window of Flavobacterium aestivum DNA harbors:
- a CDS encoding type I restriction endonuclease gives MELSTQLKSLADKINQLKDKIETEESTKHAFVLPFINILGYDTFNPTEVIPEFTADIGLKKGEKVDYAIIQEGAPILIIECKNWKEKLSVHNSQLFRYFHVTKTRFALLTNGITYQFFTDLDEKNKMDAKPFLEFDIISLKDNVVNEIAKFQKSSFDVNHIVSNASSLKYIQEIRKQINDELSNPSNEFAKLFANKVYSGRLTEKVMEEFKDLVQKGFNQFISDKVNDRLKAALSKESLQQEKQIEPTVEESKICTSEEELEAYRIVVAILRRKLPTSRIASRDTQSYFGVLLDDNNRKPLCRLHLNNGKKYIGLFNADKSEVRQSIQTIDDIYLFEKELLETVGLYEFEN, from the coding sequence ATGGAACTTTCTACCCAACTCAAATCTTTAGCAGATAAAATCAATCAGCTAAAGGATAAAATTGAAACCGAAGAATCTACAAAACATGCTTTTGTACTTCCTTTTATCAATATTTTAGGCTACGACACTTTTAATCCAACCGAAGTAATACCCGAATTTACAGCTGACATTGGTCTCAAAAAAGGAGAAAAAGTTGATTATGCCATTATTCAAGAAGGAGCACCAATCCTCATTATTGAATGCAAGAATTGGAAAGAGAAATTATCCGTTCATAATTCACAATTATTTCGCTATTTCCATGTTACCAAAACTCGTTTTGCTCTTTTAACCAACGGAATTACCTATCAATTTTTTACCGATTTGGATGAAAAAAATAAAATGGATGCAAAACCTTTTCTAGAATTCGACATCATTTCACTAAAAGATAACGTGGTTAATGAAATAGCAAAATTCCAAAAATCCAGTTTTGATGTAAATCATATTGTAAGCAATGCAAGCTCATTGAAATATATACAAGAAATCAGAAAACAGATTAATGACGAACTGTCTAATCCATCTAATGAATTTGCAAAACTATTTGCCAATAAAGTCTATTCTGGACGATTAACCGAAAAAGTAATGGAAGAGTTTAAAGATTTGGTTCAAAAAGGGTTCAATCAATTTATTAGTGATAAAGTAAACGATCGTCTTAAAGCTGCTCTCTCTAAAGAATCCCTACAACAAGAAAAACAAATTGAACCTACGGTAGAAGAAAGTAAAATTTGCACTAGCGAAGAAGAATTAGAAGCCTATCGCATAGTAGTAGCCATTTTGAGACGCAAACTGCCAACTAGCAGAATTGCTTCTCGTGATACTCAATCCTATTTTGGAGTTTTATTAGACGATAACAATCGTAAACCCTTATGTCGATTACACCTCAACAACGGAAAAAAATACATTGGCCTTTTCAATGCTGATAAAAGCGAAGTACGACAATCTATTCAAACCATAGATGATATTTATTTGTTTGAAAAAGAGTTGCTAGAGACCGTTGGCCTTTATGAATTTGAAAACTAA
- a CDS encoding endonuclease/exonuclease/phosphatase family protein, which produces MKKTYCLLFLLFFNTFYSQTKLLSWNLENFGKSKSDEEIAFIANTIKDCDIVTIQEVVAGNGGTQAVARLADELNRKGTKWDYRISNPTSSNAYKTERYAFLWKTSNLKLKGKPWLEQKYHLEIDREPYFATFEIKGKDVTIVTFHAITKSMQPETEIKYFKLLPQEYPNLNLLFTGDFNCSQSHSVFDPLKKIGYAPILKNQKTSLKMKRKGESYLASEFDNMFYKTSSLNFIKSDVILFYQKFVSLKEARKISDHIPIWLEFSIH; this is translated from the coding sequence ATGAAAAAAACATACTGTCTTCTCTTTTTACTTTTTTTCAATACTTTTTATTCTCAAACCAAACTCCTTTCATGGAATTTAGAGAATTTTGGTAAATCCAAATCTGATGAAGAGATTGCCTTTATTGCAAATACGATAAAAGATTGTGACATCGTTACCATTCAAGAAGTTGTGGCAGGAAACGGGGGAACTCAAGCTGTAGCAAGATTGGCAGATGAGCTCAATCGAAAAGGAACGAAATGGGATTATCGAATAAGCAATCCTACTTCTAGTAATGCCTATAAAACCGAGCGTTATGCTTTTCTTTGGAAAACCAGTAACCTAAAACTAAAAGGCAAACCATGGCTAGAACAAAAATACCATTTGGAAATAGATCGTGAGCCTTATTTTGCCACTTTTGAAATAAAAGGAAAAGACGTAACCATTGTCACTTTTCACGCTATTACAAAAAGTATGCAGCCCGAAACTGAGATAAAATATTTCAAGCTTTTGCCACAAGAATATCCCAATTTGAATTTACTTTTTACAGGTGATTTTAATTGTTCTCAATCGCATTCCGTTTTCGATCCTTTAAAAAAAATTGGCTATGCTCCTATTTTAAAGAATCAAAAAACATCTCTAAAAATGAAGCGCAAAGGAGAAAGTTACTTGGCCTCAGAATTTGATAATATGTTTTACAAAACCAGTTCCTTAAACTTCATAAAATCGGATGTTATTTTATTTTATCAAAAATTTGTCTCTTTAAAGGAAGCTCGAAAAATATCCGATCACATCCCTATTTGGCTTGAATTTTCCATACATTAA
- a CDS encoding ABC transporter substrate-binding protein gives MQTIGILLARSTYYHTIGFDLYEGLRSGLKQLGRTDVRIVTENIGFGAEKQQCYRSAEKLLLEENVSLVIAYIGHRTAQLLRPLFLAANKMLIVLDTGANLPHEWPSCPNIFYHSLHNALGAWFTAKEALNHGYKNAGMVTGYYDGGYLHTYSISKSFEDNGGKISFNHATGYKTEDFTVEPLKDHLQQYPDSALLSIFSGDFVQWYFEGIKNSFGDENIPIYLPPFGFEETMLTNAVYPNNNVKGIAAWSKKIKSEENEIFKKAIIATGRTPNLFSLLSWESATIALRVLELIDEHQNNIIQIASSLHSFEFTSPRGNIYFNSKTNTSISPLYKASIVPNDEGKCEVQLEGEIDEIHKNFERLINQDIDKATSAWHNSYVCI, from the coding sequence ATGCAAACAATAGGAATTTTACTAGCAAGATCTACTTATTATCACACTATAGGTTTTGATCTATATGAAGGGCTTAGATCTGGATTAAAACAATTGGGACGAACTGATGTTAGAATAGTAACAGAAAACATCGGGTTTGGCGCAGAAAAACAACAATGCTATCGCAGCGCAGAAAAACTTTTACTAGAAGAGAACGTCTCTTTAGTAATTGCCTATATAGGACATCGCACTGCACAATTACTTCGTCCGCTTTTTCTTGCTGCTAATAAAATGTTGATTGTTTTAGATACTGGCGCTAACTTACCTCATGAATGGCCTAGTTGTCCAAATATTTTTTATCATTCACTACACAACGCTTTAGGAGCTTGGTTTACAGCAAAAGAAGCATTGAATCATGGCTATAAAAATGCAGGAATGGTTACCGGTTACTACGATGGTGGCTATTTACACACTTATAGCATTTCTAAAAGTTTTGAAGATAATGGTGGTAAAATTTCCTTTAACCACGCCACTGGATACAAAACAGAGGATTTTACAGTAGAACCTTTGAAGGATCATTTACAACAATATCCTGACAGTGCCTTGCTAAGTATTTTTAGTGGTGATTTTGTACAATGGTATTTTGAAGGAATCAAAAACTCATTTGGAGATGAAAATATCCCTATTTATTTACCCCCTTTTGGATTTGAAGAAACAATGCTTACCAATGCCGTATATCCTAATAACAATGTAAAAGGTATAGCTGCTTGGTCAAAAAAAATAAAGTCCGAAGAAAATGAAATCTTTAAAAAAGCAATAATAGCCACAGGAAGAACACCTAATTTATTTTCACTATTAAGTTGGGAAAGCGCTACAATCGCACTAAGAGTTCTTGAATTGATTGATGAGCATCAAAATAATATAATACAAATTGCATCAAGTCTACATTCATTTGAATTTACAAGTCCTAGAGGAAATATTTATTTTAATTCAAAAACAAATACTTCTATTTCACCATTGTATAAAGCAAGTATTGTACCCAACGATGAAGGGAAATGCGAAGTACAATTAGAAGGTGAAATTGATGAAATACATAAAAACTTCGAGAGATTAATTAACCAAGACATAGACAAAGCTACATCTGCATGGCATAATAGTTATGTCTGTATTTAA
- a CDS encoding response regulator transcription factor, whose translation MNETIKVILVDDEVLFRKGISFLLDKEESIEVIFEASDGVELIDFLRGDNPKPDIIIMDLKMPLLNGIEATKIINKEFSEVKIIALTSYDSKAFIANMIDVGAVSYLIKKATPQELFITIKEVARRGFYYSDYVMNIIQNDVIANKKSKCSFDTSFITSRELEVLQLICKQKSTVEIGEKLFISPRTVEGHRNNLLLKTESRNIAGLVVYAIQNAIVSLDI comes from the coding sequence ATGAATGAAACTATAAAAGTAATTTTAGTTGACGATGAAGTGTTATTTAGAAAAGGGATTTCTTTTTTATTAGATAAAGAAGAAAGTATAGAGGTAATTTTTGAAGCTTCTGATGGAGTAGAATTAATTGATTTTCTAAGAGGAGATAATCCAAAACCCGATATTATAATCATGGATTTGAAAATGCCATTGCTAAATGGGATAGAAGCTACCAAAATTATTAATAAAGAATTTTCAGAAGTGAAAATTATAGCTTTAACAAGTTATGACTCAAAGGCATTTATAGCAAATATGATTGACGTGGGGGCAGTTTCTTACTTGATCAAAAAAGCAACACCTCAAGAATTATTTATAACTATTAAAGAAGTGGCCAGAAGAGGTTTCTATTATTCAGATTATGTTATGAATATTATCCAAAACGATGTTATTGCAAATAAAAAATCAAAATGTAGTTTTGATACCAGTTTTATTACTTCACGAGAACTGGAGGTTTTGCAACTCATTTGCAAACAAAAAAGTACTGTTGAAATAGGTGAAAAACTATTCATTAGCCCTAGAACGGTTGAGGGGCATCGAAATAATCTATTACTTAAAACAGAGTCTAGAAATATTGCGGGATTGGTCGTTTATGCCATACAAAATGCAATAGTTTCTTTGGATATTTAA
- a CDS encoding sensor histidine kinase, whose protein sequence is MEEELELNNLDDFLKSNQLVSVIRTLESDRKRIAHELHDDISSKLNVISLNCHLLKIPNLSPKESEEITQNIIEYSSKALNSSKKMAHSLLPPVLEKFGLHAGIEELCAEFSNDESVTVQYENKLKFDFEENESHIHVFRILQELLANSIQHGKATAIFVLFDEINGKKTCIYSDNGIGLDLKQVESHNGLGLKNIVSRVAVLGGDITIDSQLNNGISVVFNF, encoded by the coding sequence ATGGAAGAGGAACTAGAACTTAATAACTTAGATGATTTTCTAAAAAGTAACCAATTAGTATCAGTGATACGAACATTAGAATCAGATAGGAAACGGATTGCACATGAATTGCATGATGATATAAGTTCAAAATTGAATGTGATCTCATTGAATTGCCATCTTCTAAAAATTCCTAATTTATCTCCAAAAGAGAGTGAAGAAATTACCCAAAACATTATTGAGTACAGTTCTAAAGCGCTAAATAGTTCAAAGAAAATGGCACATAGTTTGCTCCCTCCAGTGTTGGAAAAATTTGGACTTCATGCAGGAATAGAAGAGTTATGTGCTGAATTTAGTAATGATGAATCTGTAACGGTTCAATATGAAAACAAACTAAAGTTTGATTTTGAAGAGAATGAATCTCATATACATGTCTTTAGAATTTTGCAAGAGTTACTAGCTAATTCAATACAACACGGAAAAGCAACAGCTATTTTTGTTCTTTTTGATGAAATAAATGGAAAAAAAACCTGTATTTATTCAGACAATGGGATTGGTTTAGATTTGAAGCAAGTAGAAAGTCATAATGGTCTAGGATTGAAAAATATTGTGAGCAGGGTTGCCGTCCTAGGGGGAGATATCACGATTGATTCTCAATTGAATAATGGAATTTCTGTGGTTTTTAATTTCTAA
- a CDS encoding phage tail protein, giving the protein MSTEPFIGEIKILGFNFAPRGYQTCSGQILPISTNTALFSLLGTYYGGNGQTTFALPDLQGRVPIGQGQGPGLPNYDIGEKAGTTSVSILTTNMPAHIHTLTGLSAKLQASSATADEVSAQGNYPAVASSATYSGNGPTAGTFTGGVQLSGNTDITGSGLPIDILNPYLVINYSIATEGIFPSRN; this is encoded by the coding sequence ATGTCAACAGAACCATTCATTGGGGAAATTAAAATTTTGGGATTTAATTTTGCTCCAAGAGGCTACCAAACCTGTAGCGGTCAAATTTTACCAATTAGTACAAACACAGCCTTGTTTTCTTTGTTAGGAACTTATTATGGCGGAAACGGACAAACAACATTTGCTTTACCTGACTTACAAGGCCGTGTGCCAATTGGTCAAGGTCAGGGTCCTGGGCTTCCAAATTATGATATTGGAGAAAAAGCAGGAACAACAAGCGTATCGATATTAACAACAAATATGCCAGCGCATATTCATACTTTGACTGGCTTATCGGCAAAATTACAGGCGTCATCAGCAACTGCTGATGAAGTATCTGCACAAGGTAATTATCCGGCTGTTGCTTCTAGTGCTACTTACTCTGGCAATGGACCAACCGCTGGAACTTTTACCGGTGGTGTTCAGCTTTCTGGTAATACCGATATAACAGGATCTGGATTACCAATAGATATACTTAATCCTTATCTGGTTATCAATTATTCTATTGCTACAGAAGGAATATTCCCAAGTAGAAATTAA
- a CDS encoding ABC transporter permease, which produces MKSLQQLFSLKKVGEPQSNSFEENKEDREQIRITYYQSGFAASVKATGKPIVLRACLQNLFSSFEDQCRKQILEQERLKQPYKEEQEKSRTELKKNETAIAIYEQKEHEFNVIIDNIQQEMVDVKVNPNKYIDEGKGQKAQFYVGLILILPITLYLLVFYISASYSAFFKEFSDDSLTAAIFDANALTNSFKASWLEGVLVITIPFVFMGLGYIIHMVQKGKGIKNTFRMIALFTITFLFDGLLAYIIEKKIYDFNKTPDSPAYNLKIALQQAEFWMIIFAGFVVYIIWGLVFDFVMKEHENMDKIRVFIRGKKEELTNLEKVKLENSNKINDFKQKVISINGTIRELQSKIDGFVFPVKEYLNYHHQYKEGWYQAIGTEIALPYKEKEELLANCESTSIEHLKQLNLIDPDFQHLVYSKN; this is translated from the coding sequence ATGAAATCACTGCAACAATTATTTAGTTTGAAAAAAGTTGGAGAACCGCAATCAAACTCTTTCGAAGAAAATAAGGAAGACAGAGAGCAAATCCGAATAACTTATTACCAAAGTGGCTTTGCAGCATCCGTTAAAGCTACTGGGAAACCCATCGTTTTAAGAGCGTGCTTACAAAACTTATTCAGTAGTTTTGAAGATCAATGCAGAAAACAGATTCTAGAGCAAGAAAGATTAAAACAACCTTACAAAGAGGAACAAGAAAAAAGTAGAACTGAGCTTAAAAAAAATGAAACAGCAATCGCTATTTATGAACAAAAAGAACACGAATTTAATGTCATAATAGACAACATCCAACAAGAGATGGTTGATGTAAAAGTCAATCCAAATAAATATATCGATGAGGGTAAAGGACAAAAAGCACAATTCTATGTTGGTCTAATCCTAATACTTCCTATAACACTTTATTTATTAGTTTTCTATATATCAGCATCTTACTCTGCATTCTTTAAAGAATTTTCAGACGATAGCTTAACCGCTGCTATTTTTGACGCAAATGCTCTTACCAATTCTTTCAAAGCGAGCTGGCTAGAAGGTGTTTTAGTCATTACCATCCCTTTTGTATTTATGGGGCTAGGATATATAATTCATATGGTTCAAAAAGGCAAGGGAATAAAAAATACATTTAGAATGATTGCCTTATTTACCATTACCTTTCTATTTGATGGATTATTGGCTTATATAATTGAAAAAAAAATATACGATTTCAATAAAACACCAGATTCACCTGCTTATAATTTAAAAATTGCGTTACAACAAGCTGAATTCTGGATGATAATTTTTGCTGGTTTTGTAGTGTATATCATCTGGGGATTAGTATTTGACTTTGTGATGAAAGAACATGAAAATATGGATAAAATTAGAGTATTCATCCGTGGAAAAAAAGAAGAATTAACCAATTTAGAGAAAGTTAAATTAGAGAATTCAAATAAAATAAATGATTTCAAACAAAAAGTGATAAGCATTAATGGCACAATCCGAGAATTACAGTCCAAAATAGACGGATTTGTTTTCCCTGTAAAAGAATATCTTAATTATCATCATCAATACAAAGAGGGATGGTATCAGGCAATTGGAACTGAAATTGCATTGCCATACAAAGAAAAAGAAGAATTATTAGCTAACTGTGAATCTACATCGATAGAACACCTGAAGCAGCTAAACCTTATTGATCCTGATTTTCAACACTTAGTATATTCAAAAAATTAA
- a CDS encoding asparagine synthetase B produces the protein MIRKRLLFIFIFLLSISVKASFILLPMDETTQQNHLKAYGITYWCLAKSYKASWLLNYRGGSFLLPDADEIRKECQIRGVSFEVISDAEETAILNEISSPSQNMESVILEKAPKIAVYTPKGKQPWDDAVTLVLTYAEIPFTPIYDEEVLSDQLLLYDWLHSHHEDYTGQYGKFYGAYKNVPWYIDQKRDAEALAKKLGYEKVSQEKGAVAKKIRDFVIGGGFLFAMCSATDSFDIALAADGVDICEPMFDGDPSEANYQSKLNYGNTFAFKDFTLERRPEQYEFSDIDMTLKRKIPMEKDYFTLMEYSAKWDFIPSMLCQNHTQLIKGFMGQTTAFDSELIKSNVLVMGTCELNGEARYIHGEKGKGMFTFYGGHDPEDFQHQVGDPPTVLDLHPNSPGYRLILNNVLFPAARKKKQKT, from the coding sequence ATGATACGCAAAAGACTTCTTTTTATATTTATTTTTCTTTTATCGATTTCAGTAAAAGCTTCTTTTATTTTGTTGCCAATGGATGAGACTACGCAGCAAAATCATCTTAAGGCATATGGAATTACCTATTGGTGTTTAGCCAAAAGTTATAAAGCAAGCTGGTTACTCAATTACCGCGGCGGTTCTTTTTTATTGCCTGATGCCGATGAAATTAGGAAGGAATGCCAAATTCGAGGTGTAAGTTTCGAAGTGATTTCTGATGCAGAGGAAACTGCTATTCTGAATGAAATTTCTAGTCCATCACAAAATATGGAATCTGTAATTCTTGAGAAAGCCCCAAAAATTGCAGTATATACTCCAAAAGGAAAACAACCTTGGGATGACGCCGTAACTTTAGTTTTGACGTATGCCGAAATCCCGTTTACACCTATATATGATGAAGAAGTATTAAGTGATCAACTATTACTTTATGATTGGTTGCATTCCCATCACGAAGATTATACAGGGCAATACGGAAAATTTTATGGAGCTTATAAAAATGTGCCTTGGTATATAGATCAAAAAAGAGATGCTGAGGCCCTAGCTAAAAAATTAGGCTATGAAAAAGTGTCTCAAGAAAAAGGAGCGGTCGCTAAAAAAATAAGAGATTTTGTAATAGGAGGAGGGTTTTTGTTTGCCATGTGTTCTGCAACAGATAGTTTTGATATAGCTTTGGCAGCAGATGGAGTTGATATTTGTGAGCCAATGTTTGACGGAGATCCAAGCGAAGCTAATTATCAATCGAAGCTAAATTATGGTAATACTTTTGCTTTCAAGGATTTTACTTTAGAGAGAAGACCAGAACAATATGAGTTTTCGGATATAGATATGACTTTGAAGAGAAAAATACCAATGGAGAAAGATTACTTTACTTTAATGGAATATTCAGCGAAATGGGATTTTATTCCTAGTATGCTGTGTCAAAATCATACTCAATTGATTAAAGGTTTTATGGGACAAACTACTGCATTTGATTCAGAATTGATAAAATCGAATGTTTTAGTAATGGGAACTTGTGAGCTTAATGGAGAAGCACGTTATATACATGGTGAAAAAGGAAAAGGAATGTTTACTTTTTATGGAGGGCATGATCCTGAAGATTTCCAGCATCAAGTGGGAGATCCTCCAACAGTTCTGGATTTGCATCCCAATTCTCCTGGTTATCGATTAATTTTGAATAATGTATTGTTCCCAGCTGCTAGAAAGAAAAAACAGAAGACATAA
- a CDS encoding methionyl-tRNA formyltransferase, with translation MEKQKKILVLCGGKFAFQTLQLLAYEKFICGIGIGKSNDTIIEALEKESENNNIGFKSFPNKKSITEMRSWIDIIQPDYIFCISFPFLLPETVLSYGENKFINFHSGPLPQYRGPMPIFEVLKNQETETAICAHFMNARFDEGNIIFNDPIIIEKEDTYGKLTVKLSERIAHVALNMANMIQFASIIPSQPQDENLSYYYEKPELADTYINWKRMSAHEIISLINACNPWNTGADASLYGEQIKIISATLLDQPHNSQVGTIVSMTNTLNIACEDNQQIAVEILSTDYGIMTAQQFAVLRPTITNDLIKM, from the coding sequence ATGGAAAAACAAAAAAAAATATTAGTGCTATGTGGCGGAAAATTCGCTTTTCAAACATTGCAATTACTCGCATATGAAAAATTTATTTGCGGTATCGGCATTGGTAAAAGCAACGACACAATTATAGAAGCATTAGAAAAAGAATCTGAAAACAATAACATCGGTTTTAAATCTTTTCCCAATAAAAAAAGCATCACCGAAATGAGATCTTGGATTGATATCATCCAACCTGATTATATATTCTGCATCTCATTCCCTTTTTTACTTCCCGAAACAGTTTTGTCTTATGGAGAGAATAAGTTCATCAACTTCCATTCTGGACCTTTACCACAATATCGCGGACCAATGCCCATTTTTGAAGTGCTCAAAAATCAGGAGACAGAAACTGCCATTTGTGCTCATTTTATGAATGCAAGATTCGATGAAGGAAATATTATTTTTAACGATCCTATCATCATCGAGAAAGAAGATACTTATGGCAAACTAACCGTAAAATTAAGCGAACGTATCGCGCATGTAGCCTTAAATATGGCTAATATGATACAATTTGCAAGCATCATTCCAAGCCAACCTCAGGATGAAAATTTATCCTATTATTATGAAAAACCAGAGTTAGCAGATACTTATATTAATTGGAAACGAATGTCTGCCCATGAAATCATTTCATTAATTAACGCCTGTAATCCTTGGAATACTGGTGCAGACGCATCACTTTACGGAGAACAAATCAAAATAATCTCTGCAACTTTATTAGATCAACCTCATAACAGTCAAGTTGGTACAATTGTATCCATGACTAATACACTTAACATCGCATGCGAAGATAATCAACAAATTGCAGTTGAAATACTTAGTACAGACTACGGCATTATGACTGCACAACAGTTTGCTGTATTAAGACCAACAATAACTAATGATTTGATTAAAATGTAG